Proteins encoded by one window of Cylindrospermum stagnale PCC 7417:
- a CDS encoding M28 family peptidase → MRKSSSKSRSKIQIINKSALTRLAGLFAILLVLGIWAWLMMFWMPEQSYKGQLPPLQPEEIARQKSLQLDVKKLAVDIGIRNYSQYEQLNSAKNFLATALTQAGYEVKQQDYKIDDKLYYNIEAEHRGIGKPDEIVVVGGHYDSAFFSPGANDNATGAVATLELARMFANKKTTRTIRFVEFTNEEPPFFWTDEMGSLVYAKQLHQRNEKVVAMLSLETMGYFSDGVDSQKYPFPVGLFYPNQGNFIGFVGNINSGDLVRNAIASFRRHVQFPSEGSSLPSWIPGVGWSDQWSFWQQGYKAIMVTDTAPFRFPYYHTEQDTLDKIDFQKLARVVTGLAKVISDLAE, encoded by the coding sequence ATGCGGAAATCTTCTAGCAAGAGTAGATCCAAAATCCAAATCATCAATAAATCTGCCTTGACTCGCTTGGCTGGGCTTTTTGCTATTTTGCTGGTTTTGGGTATCTGGGCGTGGTTGATGATGTTTTGGATGCCTGAACAAAGTTACAAAGGGCAACTTCCACCGCTGCAACCAGAAGAAATTGCGCGTCAGAAATCGCTACAACTAGATGTGAAAAAGCTGGCGGTTGATATTGGTATCCGCAACTATAGTCAATATGAACAACTGAATAGTGCAAAAAACTTTTTGGCAACTGCCTTGACTCAAGCAGGTTATGAAGTGAAACAGCAAGATTACAAAATAGATGACAAGCTTTACTACAACATAGAAGCTGAACACAGGGGAATCGGCAAACCCGACGAAATAGTTGTGGTTGGTGGTCATTATGATTCGGCATTTTTCAGCCCCGGTGCCAACGATAATGCTACAGGTGCAGTGGCGACGCTGGAACTTGCACGGATGTTTGCAAATAAGAAAACTACTCGCACGATTCGCTTTGTTGAGTTTACCAATGAAGAGCCGCCTTTCTTCTGGACAGACGAAATGGGCAGTTTGGTATATGCCAAACAGTTGCACCAGCGCAATGAGAAGGTTGTGGCAATGTTGAGTCTGGAAACGATGGGATATTTTTCTGATGGGGTAGATAGTCAAAAATATCCTTTTCCTGTCGGATTATTTTATCCTAATCAGGGTAATTTCATCGGTTTTGTGGGGAATATTAACTCTGGCGACTTGGTGCGAAATGCGATCGCTTCTTTTCGGCGTCATGTCCAGTTTCCTTCTGAAGGATCATCTTTACCTAGCTGGATTCCTGGCGTCGGTTGGTCAGATCAATGGTCTTTTTGGCAACAGGGCTACAAAGCAATTATGGTTACAGATACAGCCCCTTTTCGCTTTCCGTATTACCACACCGAACAAGATACTCTTGATAAAATTGATTTCCAGAAGTTGGCACGAGTCGTGACTGGTTTGGCAAAGGTGATCTCTGATTTAGCTGAGTAA
- a CDS encoding DUF433 domain-containing protein — protein MSSYSSVISVSPEIMSGTPIFTGTRVPAQTLLDYLKAGDSIDDFLDGFPTVSREQVITFLEEAGKQLISQVA, from the coding sequence ATGTCTAGCTATTCCTCAGTTATAAGTGTGTCTCCTGAAATCATGAGTGGTACTCCTATTTTTACTGGAACAAGAGTTCCTGCACAAACACTTTTAGATTATTTGAAAGCGGGAGATTCAATAGATGATTTTTTAGATGGTTTTCCCACTGTCAGTAGAGAGCAAGTAATTACATTTCTAGAGGAAGCGGGAAAACAGCTAATTAGTCAGGTAGCCTAG
- a CDS encoding type II toxin-antitoxin system PemK/MazF family toxin yields the protein MNPKLGEVWLADLGVAAKTRPIVIVSRDDPDPPRALVIYVPLTTQNRGSLYEVSLPRLQFLERDSTANVQGIASIPTVRLERKLGKLPEEVMLEIKQAIKFALDLQDDPE from the coding sequence ATGAACCCTAAGCTTGGTGAAGTTTGGCTTGCGGATTTGGGTGTAGCTGCAAAAACACGCCCAATTGTCATTGTATCCCGTGATGACCCAGACCCACCACGAGCCTTAGTAATTTATGTACCACTAACTACCCAAAATCGGGGAAGTCTTTATGAGGTTTCACTACCTCGACTGCAATTTCTTGAGCGAGATTCTACAGCTAATGTTCAAGGTATTGCATCTATTCCAACGGTAAGACTAGAGCGAAAACTGGGAAAGTTACCAGAAGAAGTTATGCTGGAAATTAAGCAAGCGATTAAATTCGCACTTGATTTACAAGATGATCCTGAATAA
- a CDS encoding addiction module protein: protein MTLEQLEAQVLALPNNSLASLVARLLEHLGQVGEIDQQIADEWLQEAELRDEDISNSKIIGVSAEEVFKKLRASLQ from the coding sequence ATGACACTTGAACAACTTGAAGCTCAAGTCCTTGCCTTACCAAATAATTCTCTAGCATCATTGGTCGCGCGTCTGCTTGAACATTTAGGACAAGTTGGTGAAATTGACCAACAAATTGCAGATGAATGGTTACAAGAGGCAGAATTACGGGATGAAGATATAAGTAATAGTAAAATTATTGGCGTTTCAGCCGAAGAAGTTTTTAAGAAACTGCGTGCATCTTTGCAATGA
- a CDS encoding XisI protein — protein MDSLTNQYRQIIKNILEEYADFLGNDEQVKIELVLDEKNDRYLLVESGWQNGYRIYGTLLHIDLIDHKLWIQHDGTEEGIANELVAAGIPKAHIILAFKSPEIRQYTEFAVS, from the coding sequence ATGGATTCCTTAACTAATCAATATCGTCAAATCATTAAAAATATTCTCGAAGAATACGCTGATTTTCTTGGCAATGATGAACAAGTTAAAATTGAACTGGTGTTAGATGAAAAAAATGATCGTTATTTATTAGTTGAGTCAGGCTGGCAAAATGGTTATCGTATCTATGGAACTTTATTACATATTGATTTAATTGACCATAAACTTTGGATTCAACATGATGGCACAGAAGAGGGAATTGCAAATGAGTTGGTCGCTGCGGGAATACCAAAAGCACATATCATTTTAGCTTTTAAATCTCCTGAAATTCGGCAATATACAGAATTTGCTGTTTCTTAA
- a CDS encoding XisH family protein: MPARDIYHSTVKNALIKDGWKILHDPLRIRLARGKNLFVDLGAERLLAAERETEKIAVEVKSFTRPSDMKDLEEAVGQFVLYAHLLARYYPEYKLFLAVSESTCKTVFEEEAGQTLIEDGVIRLFSFDIEQEVIVRWIP; the protein is encoded by the coding sequence ATGCCAGCTAGAGACATCTATCACAGTACCGTAAAAAACGCACTCATCAAAGATGGCTGGAAAATTCTCCATGACCCTTTGCGGATTCGTTTAGCGAGAGGTAAAAACCTATTTGTTGATTTAGGAGCAGAAAGATTACTAGCAGCAGAGCGAGAAACAGAAAAAATAGCTGTTGAGGTGAAAAGTTTTACACGTCCCTCGGATATGAAAGACCTGGAAGAAGCTGTTGGTCAATTTGTTTTGTATGCTCATTTATTAGCGCGTTATTATCCTGAATATAAATTATTTCTGGCTGTGAGTGAAAGCACTTGCAAAACAGTTTTTGAAGAAGAAGCTGGTCAAACCTTAATTGAAGATGGCGTTATTCGTTTATTTAGCTTTGATATTGAACAGGAGGTAATTGTGAGATGGATTCCTTAA
- the bioU gene encoding (S)-8-amino-7-oxononanoate synthase BioU, translating into MNTQPTNQPIRVGVLGFGGLGQAAAKVLAGKREMILVAVADQKGYAYSAEGLKIEECIKTYQSQGSVGYLEPVGTLSNQSIEDLIASTQVDGYFLALPNLPNDFIPTVAKAFIKAGWRGVLVDAIKRTSAVEQLLAMKEELAAAGITYMTGCGATPGLLTAAAALAAQSYAEIHKVEITFGVGIANWEAYRATVREDIGHMPGYTVEVARAMTDAEVEALLDKTNGVLTLENMEHADDVMLEVAGICDRDRVTVGGVVDTRNPKKPLSTNVKVIGRTFEGRISTHTFTLGDETSMAANVCGPAFGYLKAGKQLHQRGIYGIFTAAEIMPQFVK; encoded by the coding sequence ATGAATACACAACCAACAAATCAACCTATTCGCGTCGGTGTCCTCGGTTTTGGTGGACTGGGACAAGCAGCCGCTAAAGTCTTGGCTGGAAAACGGGAAATGATTTTAGTCGCAGTCGCAGACCAAAAAGGCTACGCATACTCTGCTGAAGGTTTAAAAATTGAAGAATGCATTAAAACCTACCAAAGTCAAGGTTCTGTAGGTTATTTAGAACCAGTTGGGACATTATCAAATCAGAGTATTGAAGATTTAATCGCCAGTACCCAAGTAGATGGGTATTTCCTGGCTTTACCCAACTTACCAAATGACTTTATCCCCACTGTCGCTAAAGCGTTTATCAAAGCCGGTTGGCGGGGTGTGCTGGTGGATGCGATTAAACGCACCAGTGCAGTAGAACAACTCTTGGCGATGAAAGAAGAACTAGCAGCAGCGGGAATTACTTACATGACAGGCTGTGGTGCAACGCCTGGATTGTTAACCGCTGCTGCTGCTTTAGCCGCCCAAAGTTACGCCGAAATTCACAAGGTAGAAATTACCTTTGGGGTGGGAATTGCTAATTGGGAAGCTTACCGCGCCACTGTCCGCGAAGATATTGGACATATGCCTGGTTATACTGTAGAAGTTGCTAGGGCGATGACTGACGCCGAAGTTGAAGCCCTATTAGATAAAACTAATGGTGTGCTGACCTTAGAGAATATGGAACACGCCGATGATGTGATGTTAGAAGTGGCGGGAATATGCGATCGCGATCGCGTTACAGTCGGCGGCGTAGTCGATACCCGCAATCCCAAAAAGCCCCTCAGCACCAACGTTAAAGTCATAGGGCGCACCTTTGAAGGTAGAATTTCCACCCATACCTTTACCCTCGGAGATGAAACCAGCATGGCAGCTAATGTCTGCGGCCCCGCCTTTGGTTATCTCAAAGCTGGTAAGCAATTGCACCAGCGGGGTATTTATGGCATATTCACCGCTGCCGAAATCATGCCCCAGTTTGTTAAATAA
- a CDS encoding type II secretion system F family protein: MPTYLARFRDSQGKSRTEKVVAASLIQARTNLRDQGFLVQDIKQSQGFQTSFDFKKFQTSFVKVSIRDKAVFSRQLAALVNAGVAIVRSLGVLSDQCTNPKLKRALINISTEVQSGGNLSDSMRKHPECFDGLYVSMIQAGEVGGVLDEVLNRLAKLLEDVARLQNQIKSALAYPTVVGFLATAIFLAMTIFLIPIFAKIFQDLKVELPPLTQFLMTCSEILRSWRLALVIGIVVAFRIAYTQYYKTRVGRETIDRLSLKMPLFGDLIQKSSIARFSRTFGALTRSGVPILTSLEIVRDTSGNQVVANAIDAARLEIQQGGMISIALQKAEVFPVMAIQMISIGEETGELDAMLMKVADFYEDEVEQAVKALTSILEPIMIVVLGGMVGTILLAMYLPMFKVFETLG; this comes from the coding sequence ATGCCAACCTATCTTGCCCGTTTTCGGGACTCCCAAGGAAAATCCAGAACTGAAAAAGTTGTTGCCGCATCTTTAATACAAGCTCGTACTAATCTCAGAGATCAGGGTTTTTTAGTCCAAGATATTAAACAATCTCAAGGCTTTCAGACAAGCTTTGACTTTAAAAAATTCCAGACTTCCTTTGTCAAGGTTTCTATTAGAGATAAAGCTGTTTTTTCCCGTCAACTTGCTGCTTTGGTGAATGCGGGCGTAGCAATAGTTAGAAGTCTGGGAGTGCTGTCTGATCAGTGTACTAATCCTAAATTGAAACGAGCGCTGATTAACATTAGCACCGAGGTTCAAAGTGGAGGTAATCTTTCAGATTCAATGCGTAAGCATCCTGAATGTTTTGATGGTTTGTATGTCAGTATGATTCAGGCTGGCGAAGTTGGTGGTGTTCTCGATGAAGTACTCAATCGTTTAGCGAAATTATTAGAAGATGTTGCCCGATTACAAAACCAAATTAAATCTGCCCTGGCTTATCCAACGGTTGTAGGTTTTTTGGCAACTGCTATTTTTCTCGCCATGACAATTTTCTTAATTCCCATTTTCGCCAAAATTTTCCAAGATTTGAAAGTAGAATTGCCTCCTCTCACCCAATTTTTGATGACTTGTAGTGAGATACTGAGAAGTTGGCGGTTAGCGCTTGTTATCGGTATTGTTGTAGCATTCAGAATTGCCTATACGCAGTATTACAAAACCCGTGTTGGTCGCGAAACCATCGACCGTCTTTCCTTAAAGATGCCTTTGTTTGGTGACTTGATTCAAAAATCTTCAATTGCCCGTTTTAGCCGCACCTTTGGTGCTTTAACTCGTTCTGGTGTGCCAATTTTGACTTCTTTGGAAATTGTGCGAGATACATCAGGAAACCAGGTGGTAGCTAATGCCATAGATGCAGCACGTTTAGAAATTCAGCAAGGGGGTATGATTAGCATCGCTTTACAAAAAGCAGAAGTTTTCCCGGTGATGGCAATTCAGATGATTAGTATTGGTGAGGAAACTGGGGAATTAGATGCAATGTTGATGAAAGTCGCCGATTTCTATGAAGATGAAGTCGAACAGGCTGTCAAGGCACTCACCAGCATTTTGGAGCCAATTATGATCGTAGTTTTGGGGGGTATGGTGGGGACAATTTTGCTGGCGATGTATCTGCCTATGTTCAAGGTATTTGAAACCCTGGGCTAG
- a CDS encoding type IV pilus twitching motility protein PilT, with translation MEMMIEDLMEQLIEMGGSDLHLSAGLPPYFRLSGKLTPIGDQALTADQCQRLIFSMLNNTQRKTLEQTWELDCSYGVKGLARFRVNVYKERGAYAACLRALSSKIPNFEKLGLPDVVREMSEKPRGLILVTGPTGSGKTTTLAAMIDLINRTRAEHILTVEDPIEFVYEPIKSLVHQRQLNEDTKSFANALKAALREDPDIILVGEMRDLETISLAISAAETGHLVFGTLHTSSAAQTVDRIIDVFPHERQTQVRVQLSNSLVAVFSQTLVPKKNPKQGEYGRIMAQEILIVTPAISNLIREGKTSQIYSAIQTGGKLGMQTLERVLADLYKAGTISFEAAMSKTSKPDEIQRLIGAAAPPPAGARPGAGNARAH, from the coding sequence ATGGAAATGATGATTGAAGACCTGATGGAGCAGTTGATTGAAATGGGTGGCTCGGATCTGCATTTATCCGCAGGTTTACCTCCCTACTTTCGTCTGAGTGGCAAACTCACCCCCATTGGCGACCAAGCACTAACCGCCGACCAATGCCAAAGGCTGATTTTTAGCATGCTCAATAACACCCAACGTAAAACCTTAGAGCAAACATGGGAGTTGGATTGTTCCTATGGAGTTAAAGGTTTAGCACGCTTTCGGGTGAATGTCTATAAAGAGCGTGGTGCTTATGCCGCTTGCTTGCGGGCATTAAGTTCTAAGATTCCTAACTTTGAAAAATTAGGACTGCCAGATGTAGTGCGAGAAATGTCCGAAAAGCCCAGAGGACTAATTCTAGTAACAGGCCCTACAGGTTCTGGTAAGACAACTACCCTAGCAGCAATGATTGACTTGATTAACCGCACTAGGGCAGAGCATATCTTGACTGTGGAAGACCCGATTGAATTTGTCTACGAACCAATTAAAAGCTTGGTTCACCAACGACAACTCAACGAAGATACCAAATCTTTTGCTAATGCTTTGAAAGCAGCCCTACGGGAAGATCCAGATATTATTCTCGTGGGGGAAATGCGCGATTTGGAAACGATTTCTTTGGCGATTTCGGCCGCGGAAACAGGACACTTGGTATTTGGCACGCTGCACACTAGTTCAGCCGCCCAGACTGTTGACCGGATCATTGACGTTTTTCCACATGAAAGACAAACTCAAGTGCGGGTACAGTTGTCTAACTCCCTAGTCGCAGTGTTTAGCCAAACCTTAGTGCCCAAGAAAAATCCCAAACAAGGCGAATATGGTCGGATAATGGCGCAAGAAATTTTGATCGTTACTCCCGCTATTTCTAACTTGATTCGAGAAGGTAAAACATCTCAAATTTACTCAGCTATCCAGACTGGTGGCAAATTGGGGATGCAAACTCTAGAAAGGGTTTTAGCCGATTTATATAAAGCCGGAACAATCTCCTTTGAAGCAGCAATGTCTAAGACTTCCAAGCCAGATGAAATTCAGCGGCTCATCGGTGCTGCTGCACCGCCACCAGCAGGGGCAAGACCCGGCGCAGGAAATGCTAGAGCACATTAA
- a CDS encoding GspE/PulE family protein produces the protein MTYSSPQRRSTALTTRTEFSPFGNKLVQSGYVNSEQMRQALIESRKSGRPLTDVLESITGQQLSPELLRQYKKQQLFELKILYGVESLDLEINQVGNTMVGSLIESLITVDICRRHRLIPLSKHEDQTPPSVLVAMVDPDNLEASDDLNRILRPQGLALQRMVITQEDYQQLINQYLDDLAVRQKHLEQESSTDISKDLENLDSLDIDDAPDDMEADLGAAMKDAEDAPVINLVNRILAKALHEGVSDIHVEPQEENLRIRFRKDGVLREAFPLMPKKIIPAVTARFKIISNLDIAERRLPQDGRIRRMFEGRKVDFRVNTLPSRYGEKVVLRILDNSSTQLGLDKLITDPETLHIVQEMVSRPFGLILVTGPTGSGKTTSLYSALAEKNDPGINISTVEDPIEYSLPGITQVQVIREKGLDFSTALRAFLRQDPDVLLVGETRDKETAKTAIEAALTGHLVLTTLHTNDAPGAIARLGEMGIEPFMVSSSLIGVLAQRLVRRVCSDCRIAYNPTTAELARYGLTAAADVGITFYKANVIPPETLTEAKDKNQVCQRCNGIGYKGRCGVYEVMRVTENLQTLINKEASTDRIKEVAVEEGMKTLLAYSLDLVRQGATTLEEVDRVTFTDTGVEAELKAKRKSGLTCLTCSAELQPEWLDCPYCMTPRFVD, from the coding sequence ATGACTTACTCGTCACCACAACGGCGCAGTACCGCTCTAACTACAAGAACCGAGTTTTCGCCCTTCGGCAACAAGCTGGTGCAATCTGGCTATGTCAATAGCGAACAGATGAGACAGGCGCTGATTGAAAGTCGCAAGTCTGGCAGACCATTGACAGACGTACTAGAGTCAATCACTGGGCAACAACTGTCACCTGAATTACTCCGGCAATACAAGAAACAGCAATTATTTGAACTAAAAATACTATACGGTGTTGAATCCCTCGATCTGGAAATCAACCAAGTTGGCAACACGATGGTGGGCAGCTTGATCGAAAGCCTGATCACAGTGGATATCTGTCGTCGCCATCGTTTAATACCACTGTCGAAACACGAAGACCAAACCCCGCCCAGTGTCCTAGTGGCAATGGTCGATCCGGATAATCTAGAAGCTTCCGATGACCTGAACCGCATCTTGCGCCCCCAAGGCTTGGCATTGCAGCGCATGGTCATTACTCAGGAAGACTACCAACAGCTAATCAACCAATACTTGGATGACTTAGCTGTGCGGCAAAAGCACCTGGAACAAGAAAGCTCAACAGATATTAGTAAGGATTTAGAAAATCTCGATAGCCTAGACATCGACGATGCCCCCGATGATATGGAGGCTGATTTGGGGGCAGCGATGAAAGACGCGGAAGATGCACCAGTCATCAACCTCGTTAACAGAATCCTGGCCAAAGCCTTGCATGAGGGTGTTTCCGATATTCACGTCGAACCACAAGAAGAAAACTTACGCATTCGCTTTCGGAAAGATGGAGTGCTGCGTGAGGCTTTCCCGCTGATGCCGAAAAAAATCATCCCCGCAGTCACAGCCCGGTTTAAAATTATCTCTAATCTAGATATTGCCGAGCGGCGTTTACCCCAAGATGGACGCATCCGCCGGATGTTTGAAGGACGGAAAGTAGACTTCCGGGTAAATACCTTACCCAGTCGCTACGGCGAAAAGGTGGTACTACGGATTTTAGATAACTCCTCGACCCAATTGGGATTGGATAAGTTAATTACCGATCCTGAGACTTTGCATATTGTCCAGGAGATGGTCAGCCGCCCCTTCGGCTTGATTTTGGTGACAGGGCCAACTGGTTCGGGGAAAACAACCTCGCTGTATTCGGCATTAGCAGAAAAGAATGATCCAGGAATTAACATCAGTACTGTAGAAGACCCAATTGAGTACAGTCTTCCAGGGATTACTCAAGTACAGGTGATTCGAGAGAAAGGGCTAGATTTTTCTACCGCTTTGCGGGCTTTCTTGCGCCAAGATCCAGACGTGTTGCTGGTGGGTGAAACACGGGACAAGGAAACGGCGAAAACAGCGATTGAAGCTGCCTTGACAGGTCACTTGGTATTAACAACTTTACACACCAATGATGCCCCTGGTGCGATCGCTCGTTTGGGAGAAATGGGTATTGAGCCTTTCATGGTTTCCAGTTCTCTAATCGGTGTGTTGGCCCAGCGTTTGGTGCGCCGCGTCTGTAGCGATTGTCGGATTGCCTATAATCCTACAACAGCGGAACTAGCTCGCTATGGTCTAACAGCTGCCGCAGATGTGGGAATAACTTTCTACAAAGCTAATGTCATCCCACCAGAAACCCTTACAGAAGCTAAAGATAAAAATCAGGTTTGCCAAAGGTGTAATGGCATTGGTTACAAAGGACGTTGTGGCGTTTATGAAGTTATGCGCGTCACCGAAAACCTACAAACCCTGATCAACAAAGAAGCATCCACAGACCGAATTAAGGAAGTGGCGGTAGAAGAGGGCATGAAAACATTGCTCGCTTACAGTCTGGACTTAGTGCGTCAAGGTGCTACCACTCTGGAAGAGGTGGATCGGGTGACATTTACTGATACTGGTGTGGAAGCTGAGTTGAAAGCTAAACGTAAAAGTGGTCTTACCTGTCTGACTTGTAGTGCTGAATTACAACCAGAATGGCTAGATTGTCCCTACTGTATGACACCTCGGTTTGTAGATTAG
- the grpE gene encoding nucleotide exchange factor GrpE, which translates to MMDENKQVNNTSQQLGEPTEVKQVMMSDSPAQINSNESGSEVTEQVAAQTNIPGDTALTLEDGVAAAQKTEVDTAAMAELTQQIESLKTQLEERSTQYMRIAADFENYRKRTQKEKDDLEVLSKRNTITDLLPVVDNFERARAHLKPQTEGEMTIHKSYQGVYKQLVDSLKRLGVSPMRPEGLEFDPNLHEAVMREPTDEQPEGTVLEELVRGYFLGDRVLRHAMVKVAAPKEDAPPAQENQSNQANS; encoded by the coding sequence ATGATGGACGAAAATAAACAGGTAAACAATACAAGCCAGCAATTGGGTGAACCAACAGAGGTAAAGCAAGTAATGATGAGCGACTCCCCAGCCCAAATTAACTCTAACGAATCTGGCAGCGAGGTTACTGAGCAAGTGGCAGCCCAAACCAATATACCGGGAGATACGGCACTTACACTAGAAGATGGCGTCGCTGCGGCACAGAAGACTGAAGTGGATACGGCAGCAATGGCCGAATTGACTCAACAAATTGAGTCCCTCAAGACACAACTAGAAGAGCGTAGTACTCAATATATGCGGATTGCCGCAGATTTTGAGAACTACCGCAAACGCACCCAAAAAGAAAAAGATGACCTAGAGGTGCTCTCAAAGCGGAACACGATTACGGACTTGCTGCCTGTAGTCGATAACTTTGAGCGGGCGCGAGCGCATCTCAAACCGCAAACCGAAGGCGAGATGACTATTCACAAAAGTTATCAAGGGGTTTACAAACAATTAGTAGATAGCCTCAAGCGCCTCGGTGTATCACCAATGCGCCCTGAAGGTCTAGAATTTGATCCCAACCTCCATGAAGCGGTAATGCGGGAACCTACGGATGAACAACCAGAAGGAACAGTGTTAGAAGAGTTAGTACGCGGATACTTCTTGGGCGATCGCGTGCTACGCCATGCAATGGTGAAAGTGGCTGCTCCCAAGGAAGATGCACCACCTGCACAGGAAAATCAGTCGAATCAAGCTAACAGTTAA